A window of Lentibacillus sp. Marseille-P4043 contains these coding sequences:
- a CDS encoding ABC transporter ATP-binding protein translates to MLKILKRLSVYKWLVALIFILIFAQALTDLYLPTLMGDIVDNGVVQGDIPYIWKIGGLMLVVTAVGIGVSIMASYYSAKVAMGHGRDLRRSVFNHVQQFSLEEFDQIGTASLITRTTNDITQIQRVMMMMLRMVITAPIMLAGGLIMAVSKDAKLSLVIVATMPFLIFSILFILKKGMPLFKAVQDRLDKLNLVMRENLTGVRVIRAFAKEHEESKRLKTANTNLTDVSIKVNKIMAFMMPIMMLVMNLTIVAIIWFGGIRIGHGGMQIGDLMAFIQYVMQIMFALIMASMMFVIIPRAAVSANRINEVLELKPTITDNNTDAAEQEKGTLEFDHVTFHYPGAAEPALTNIDFTSQPGEVTAIIGGTGSGKSTLVNLVPRFFDVTEGVIRINGTDIRDASQEQIRSKIGLVPQKALLFSGTIAENIRYGKNDATMEEIQHAAKIAQADDFIQKMEHGYDSVIDQGGSNLSGGQKQRLSIARALVRKPDVYLFDDSFSALDYKTDAVLRKALKEEVNQASIVIVAQRVSTVIDADRIIVLDKGRIAGMGTHKELLNNNEVYQEIVKSQLGEEESA, encoded by the coding sequence ATGCTAAAAATCCTAAAAAGATTGTCCGTCTATAAATGGTTGGTCGCGCTTATTTTTATCCTAATTTTTGCGCAAGCGTTGACCGATCTATATTTACCAACCTTGATGGGAGACATTGTGGACAACGGTGTGGTTCAAGGTGACATCCCGTATATTTGGAAGATTGGTGGGCTGATGCTAGTTGTGACAGCTGTTGGTATCGGCGTTTCGATCATGGCAAGCTACTATTCGGCCAAAGTTGCCATGGGACACGGCCGAGATTTAAGGCGCAGTGTATTCAACCATGTGCAACAATTTTCCTTAGAAGAATTTGATCAAATCGGCACAGCGTCATTGATCACCAGAACAACCAACGACATTACCCAGATACAAAGGGTCATGATGATGATGCTCCGGATGGTCATCACGGCACCAATCATGCTGGCGGGTGGCTTAATCATGGCCGTATCCAAGGATGCCAAGTTATCACTTGTCATTGTGGCGACCATGCCATTTCTGATCTTTTCCATTTTATTCATCCTGAAGAAAGGCATGCCCTTGTTTAAAGCCGTTCAAGACAGACTGGATAAGCTGAATCTTGTCATGCGGGAAAATTTGACCGGTGTTCGGGTTATTCGCGCGTTTGCAAAAGAACATGAAGAATCAAAAAGGTTAAAAACAGCCAACACCAATTTGACCGATGTATCGATCAAGGTGAATAAAATCATGGCCTTTATGATGCCGATCATGATGCTTGTGATGAATCTCACCATCGTCGCGATTATTTGGTTCGGCGGCATACGGATTGGCCATGGCGGGATGCAGATTGGAGATTTGATGGCATTTATCCAGTATGTGATGCAAATCATGTTCGCGCTTATTATGGCATCAATGATGTTTGTGATCATCCCACGTGCCGCCGTTTCAGCAAACCGGATTAATGAAGTGCTGGAGTTAAAGCCAACTATTACGGACAACAATACGGACGCTGCTGAACAGGAAAAAGGTACACTTGAATTTGACCATGTCACCTTCCACTATCCTGGCGCAGCGGAACCAGCCTTGACCAATATCGATTTCACGTCACAACCAGGCGAAGTGACAGCGATTATCGGCGGTACCGGATCTGGTAAATCAACGCTCGTTAATCTGGTTCCCCGCTTCTTTGATGTGACCGAGGGCGTCATCCGAATCAACGGCACGGATATCCGGGATGCTTCCCAGGAACAGATCCGCTCCAAAATTGGACTCGTCCCACAAAAGGCGCTGCTTTTTTCAGGAACGATTGCCGAAAATATTCGCTATGGAAAGAACGATGCAACAATGGAGGAAATTCAACATGCTGCTAAAATTGCCCAGGCAGATGATTTCATCCAAAAAATGGAACATGGGTATGATTCCGTCATTGATCAGGGCGGTTCCAACCTTTCCGGCGGGCAAAAACAGCGCTTGTCCATTGCCCGGGCATTAGTAAGGAAGCCGGACGTGTACCTGTTTGACGACAGCTTTTCCGCACTGGATTACAAGACAGACGCTGTATTAAGAAAGGCATTAAAAGAAGAAGTAAATCAAGCATCTATTGTCATTGTCGCCCAACGAGTAAGCACTGTAATCGACGCTGACCGCATTATCGTGCTTGATAAAGGCCGTATAGCCGGAATGGGCACCCATAAGGAATTACTGAACAACAATGAAGTATACCAGGAAATTGTAAAATCACAGCTAGGGGAGGAGGAATCAGCATGA
- a CDS encoding MarR family winged helix-turn-helix transcriptional regulator, protein MNDNNHEFSRSYTLMQSFWRLHRLIMQQVKQTAAAQDLSMPQFAILITMTHYHQIAQKRLQELTNFPKSTLSHAIDGLVQAGLLNRTFAKDNRREMDLSLSAEGKALIQNIKEQKDGVPSRFQRAVDSFSAEEFNQLLAIHRQLAAHFEEGSEEPC, encoded by the coding sequence ATGAATGATAATAATCATGAGTTTTCCCGTTCTTATACATTAATGCAGTCGTTCTGGCGGCTGCATCGTTTGATTATGCAGCAGGTTAAGCAAACAGCCGCTGCTCAAGACTTGTCAATGCCGCAATTTGCCATACTTATTACGATGACACACTATCATCAAATTGCGCAGAAGCGTCTCCAGGAGCTAACGAATTTTCCAAAAAGCACACTAAGTCATGCGATTGACGGGCTTGTACAGGCTGGGCTTCTGAACCGGACGTTTGCCAAGGACAATCGGCGGGAAATGGATTTGTCGTTAAGTGCAGAAGGAAAAGCATTGATACAAAACATTAAAGAACAAAAAGATGGTGTTCCCAGCAGATTTCAGAGAGCAGTGGATTCCTTTTCAGCGGAGGAATTTAACCAATTGCTGGCCATCCATCGTCAGTTAGCTGCACATTTTGAAGAAGGTAGTGAGGAACCATGCTAA
- a CDS encoding IS1182 family transposase, whose protein sequence is MLKDKDMQLSIYSVLYSKIPENHILKILRDEVDFSFINELLEKTYCKHYGRPAKEPEFMVKLLVLQYLYDLSDVRIIEEASLNLAHMYFLGINPEDDLPHPSLLTKFRKEKLEGNFTVDDIITESIGQSVEKGILGGSGLSIDTTHSEANTFKCTVERVMKHLAKKLFKIVEKENGEVPEKINQEIPDYKEIEDHKEAKKTMKSYLEETIANVEKTVDVESAPETKEVLNMAKEILKDPKFLEQKGVRSLVDQDARVGHKSKTSHFFGYKTEFMITTEDRIITAVNVRDGAYVDGTMFNELLEQTRKSGIVIDEVYGDKAYFKKPILDKIKEVGAKPYIPVSEMAYKIDEELYSYNKDSDEWFCAQGNKTERKVYKKRKDGKETYRYYFDRETCRNCPLREQCFSGKTVGRILEIGINTPEFYEYSQEQKTDEFKEKYRNRSCQEWKNGEMKNFHGLDRARGYGLRSMELQAKLTALAVNLKRIAKILSSKNGSNSIFITIILKWTDKNRENQKKSA, encoded by the coding sequence ATGCTTAAAGACAAAGATATGCAATTAAGCATCTATTCCGTATTATACAGTAAAATTCCTGAAAATCATATACTTAAAATACTTCGCGATGAGGTAGATTTTAGCTTTATCAACGAACTACTCGAAAAAACCTATTGTAAACATTATGGTAGACCAGCGAAAGAGCCAGAGTTCATGGTAAAACTTTTAGTACTACAATACCTTTATGATTTATCGGATGTGCGAATTATAGAAGAGGCTTCACTGAACCTTGCCCACATGTATTTTCTAGGCATTAACCCAGAAGATGACTTACCACATCCAAGCCTTTTGACGAAATTCCGCAAAGAGAAATTAGAGGGGAATTTTACGGTCGATGATATCATCACAGAAAGCATCGGACAAAGTGTTGAAAAAGGCATTTTAGGAGGATCCGGATTAAGCATCGATACAACACACTCGGAAGCGAACACCTTTAAGTGTACTGTAGAAAGAGTGATGAAGCATCTCGCAAAAAAGCTATTTAAAATCGTTGAGAAAGAAAACGGTGAGGTACCTGAAAAGATAAATCAAGAAATACCAGACTATAAAGAAATAGAGGATCATAAAGAAGCCAAGAAAACAATGAAATCCTACCTTGAAGAAACCATCGCGAATGTAGAAAAAACAGTAGATGTGGAAAGTGCACCAGAAACAAAAGAAGTGCTAAACATGGCGAAGGAAATTCTGAAGGACCCTAAATTTTTGGAACAAAAAGGCGTTCGTTCACTAGTAGACCAAGATGCAAGAGTTGGTCACAAAAGTAAAACATCCCATTTCTTTGGCTACAAAACAGAATTTATGATTACAACAGAAGACAGAATCATTACGGCAGTTAATGTTCGTGATGGTGCCTATGTTGACGGAACGATGTTTAATGAGTTACTAGAACAAACACGAAAAAGCGGAATAGTTATAGATGAGGTCTACGGTGACAAAGCATATTTTAAAAAGCCAATCCTTGATAAAATAAAAGAAGTTGGGGCGAAACCATACATACCAGTAAGTGAGATGGCTTATAAAATTGATGAGGAATTATACAGTTACAATAAAGATTCGGATGAATGGTTCTGTGCTCAGGGGAATAAAACAGAGAGAAAAGTCTACAAAAAGAGAAAGGATGGAAAGGAAACCTATCGATATTATTTTGATAGAGAAACCTGTAGAAATTGTCCGTTAAGGGAGCAATGCTTCTCGGGTAAAACTGTTGGTAGAATTTTAGAGATAGGGATAAACACCCCTGAATTTTACGAATACAGCCAAGAGCAAAAGACGGATGAATTTAAAGAAAAATATCGGAACAGGTCTTGCCAAGAATGGAAAAATGGTGAGATGAAGAATTTCCACGGATTAGATCGTGCCAGGGGGTACGGTCTAAGAAGCATGGAATTACAAGCAAAATTAACTGCATTAGCAGTTAATTTAAAGAGGATAGCGAAGATACTATCCTCTAAAAACGGGTCTAATTCTATTTTTATTACCATTATCTTGAAATGGACCGACAAAAATAGAGAAAATCAAAAAAAATCTGCTTAG
- a CDS encoding LCP family glycopolymer transferase, with the protein MVEGRRSDRRKKPKRRWLKISLVVILVLVLGVGAYAYSIYHNAKQTVNEKMHQTVDSIDHNDGKKKINAEKPLNILLLGVDKRAGDRGRSDALMVLSMEPKKDKMKLISIPRDTRAEIVGKGREDKINHAYAYGGTDMSIATVENFLNVELDYYVEMNMEGLSKMVDAVGGITVNNELEWYDEGYYKKGYHYEKGKITLDGPQAMGYVRMRHLDPNGDFGRTKRQRQVIEAIIDKGASIASVNKIDDMIDVLGNNMATNLDFDDMKNLLFNYKDVRKNVVRYMMEGNGTKIGGTYYLIVPDSEIAKVHDMIVK; encoded by the coding sequence ATGGTAGAAGGCAGACGATCAGATAGACGAAAAAAGCCAAAACGTCGTTGGTTGAAAATAAGCTTAGTCGTCATTTTAGTGCTTGTGCTCGGTGTTGGGGCATATGCATATTCGATTTATCATAATGCAAAACAAACCGTAAATGAGAAAATGCATCAAACAGTGGACTCGATTGATCATAATGATGGAAAAAAGAAAATTAATGCCGAAAAACCGCTTAACATTTTACTACTTGGCGTTGATAAACGTGCAGGTGACCGTGGACGTTCGGATGCACTAATGGTACTGTCAATGGAACCAAAAAAAGATAAAATGAAACTGATTAGTATACCACGTGATACTCGCGCGGAAATTGTCGGAAAAGGGCGTGAGGATAAGATAAATCATGCCTACGCATATGGTGGAACTGACATGTCCATCGCCACCGTTGAAAATTTCCTTAATGTCGAGTTGGATTATTATGTCGAGATGAACATGGAAGGGTTATCAAAAATGGTTGATGCTGTCGGCGGGATAACCGTTAATAATGAGCTTGAATGGTATGATGAAGGGTACTACAAAAAAGGATACCATTACGAAAAAGGCAAAATAACGTTGGATGGTCCACAAGCAATGGGCTATGTCCGTATGCGGCACCTTGATCCGAATGGTGATTTTGGCCGTACGAAACGTCAGCGTCAAGTTATCGAGGCCATTATTGATAAAGGTGCAAGCATCGCATCGGTTAATAAAATTGATGATATGATTGATGTGCTTGGTAATAATATGGCAACCAATCTGGATTTTGACGATATGAAAAATTTACTCTTCAACTATAAGGATGTACGAAAAAATGTGGTTCGTTATATGATGGAAGGAAATGGAACAAAGATTGGCGGCACGTATTATTTAATTGTGCCCGATTCGGAAATTGCTAAGGTGCACGATATGATAGTGAAGTAA
- a CDS encoding DegT/DnrJ/EryC1/StrS family aminotransferase, whose product METLEKIFLSSPHMSGNEQKYIQMPTGRDWASTLGNNVDAFENELATYNLINDATAVTSRTAAIQLALRLTHVGKGDTVFCSSLTSVETAKPIVFYGAKPVFIDSEPDTWNMSPAALQRAFLDAIEQKKLPKAVVIVNSYGQSAKMDELLEICDAYGVPVIEDAAESLGSEFKGRKSGTFGRFGIFSFDESSIITTSEGGALISNDVEALKKARFLATQSRDPALHNQHSTEGYSYRMNNIVAGFGRAQLEVLNDHVAKRRAVFDRYHEAFDQMDGIEFQPELEESKSNRWLTAFTIDPDITGISRDDIIRAFEAENIEVCPVWQPMHLQPLFIEMDYYPHEEGKSVSDQLYEKGVCLPSGSDLTEAEQERVIQVIQDLLK is encoded by the coding sequence ATGGAGACATTAGAAAAAATTTTCCTCTCATCACCACACATGAGCGGAAACGAGCAGAAATATATACAAATGCCAACCGGTCGTGATTGGGCATCGACACTTGGAAATAATGTTGATGCGTTTGAAAATGAACTAGCCACATACAATTTGATTAACGATGCGACAGCGGTCACGTCTAGAACGGCAGCAATACAATTGGCACTGCGCTTAACACATGTCGGAAAAGGTGATACGGTTTTTTGTTCTTCGTTAACCTCAGTGGAAACCGCGAAACCAATTGTGTTCTATGGGGCAAAACCGGTTTTTATTGATTCTGAACCAGATACATGGAATATGTCACCAGCCGCATTACAACGCGCTTTTTTAGATGCCATCGAACAGAAAAAACTTCCGAAAGCAGTAGTAATTGTTAATTCGTATGGCCAAAGTGCAAAAATGGATGAGTTACTAGAAATTTGTGATGCATACGGCGTTCCTGTGATTGAAGATGCTGCAGAATCGCTTGGCAGTGAGTTTAAAGGGAGGAAAAGTGGTACATTTGGCCGCTTTGGCATTTTCTCGTTTGACGAAAGTAGTATCATCACGACATCTGAAGGAGGAGCACTGATTTCAAATGATGTGGAGGCGTTGAAGAAAGCGCGATTTTTAGCAACGCAATCACGTGACCCTGCACTTCACAATCAGCATAGTACCGAGGGTTACAGCTATCGTATGAATAATATTGTTGCTGGTTTCGGACGGGCACAGTTGGAAGTGTTAAATGACCATGTTGCCAAGAGACGTGCGGTGTTTGACCGTTATCATGAGGCTTTTGACCAAATGGACGGAATTGAATTTCAGCCGGAATTGGAAGAATCGAAATCCAATCGGTGGTTAACCGCATTTACGATTGATCCGGATATCACTGGTATTTCCCGTGATGACATTATTCGCGCGTTTGAAGCGGAAAATATTGAAGTGTGTCCTGTATGGCAGCCAATGCATTTGCAGCCGCTATTTATTGAAATGGATTATTATCCTCATGAAGAAGGAAAAAGTGTATCCGATCAATTGTACGAAAAAGGTGTTTGTTTACCGAGCGGATCGGATTTGACGGAAGCAGAGCAAGAACGCGTTATTCAAGTAATTCAAGATCTTTTAAAATAG
- a CDS encoding gamma-type small acid-soluble spore protein: MMKETNKKFTAAGTDIDAVKQQNDDSGMSYNEAKEFIAKTTGGHGTGVYSDTDRAEVRNKNQS, translated from the coding sequence ATGATGAAAGAAACTAATAAAAAATTTACAGCAGCGGGGACAGACATTGATGCGGTCAAACAGCAAAATGATGATTCTGGCATGTCGTATAATGAAGCGAAAGAATTTATTGCGAAAACTACTGGTGGACATGGTACTGGCGTTTACAGTGATACCGATCGTGCGGAAGTCCGGAATAAAAATCAGAGCTAA
- a CDS encoding alpha/beta-type small acid-soluble spore protein, whose product MAKKDLDQLKGRVMKAKGYDVNSANPDDVKYEVANEQGVPLKEKYNGQLTSEQAGKIGGPIGGNMVKEMVKMAQEQMKRN is encoded by the coding sequence GTGGCTAAGAAAGATTTAGATCAATTAAAAGGACGCGTCATGAAGGCAAAAGGATACGACGTGAACAGCGCTAATCCGGATGATGTGAAATATGAAGTGGCTAACGAACAGGGCGTTCCGTTAAAAGAAAAATATAATGGCCAGCTTACCTCCGAACAAGCGGGCAAGATTGGCGGCCCAATCGGTGGAAATATGGTGAAAGAAATGGTCAAAATGGCGCAAGAGCAAATGAAACGCAACTAA
- a CDS encoding dicarboxylate/amino acid:cation symporter: MKLKFNLVTQIFFAFIIAIILGVIFGDAISVIQPLGDLFLRLIKFIIAPLILATLVVGVSSGGDPKQLGRMGLKTIVYYMLTTGVAIIVGLAVAFAFSPGKGLDISVEESEMAKEAASQEPQSVITTFLNIVPENPFNALAEANILQIIFFALFIGIAITLVGEKAQPVYRFFDGFAEIMYKITGIIMKIAPIGVLGLVAPVIGEYGLSVLLPLIKVIAAAFVACIVHAILVYSSAVKIFAKMSPLTFFKGISPAAIVAFSTASSAGTLPITLKNTQENLGVPSKISSFVLPLGATINMDGTAIYQGVSVIFIAQFYGLDLSFIQLLTVVVTTVLASIGTAGVPGAGLIMLTMVLSSIGLPLEGIALIAGIDRILDMLRTSVNIVGDASAAVIVAGSEKELESRA; the protein is encoded by the coding sequence GTGAAATTAAAATTCAATTTAGTCACACAAATCTTTTTTGCTTTTATTATAGCCATCATTCTTGGGGTTATATTCGGGGACGCAATTAGTGTGATTCAGCCCCTTGGTGATCTATTTTTACGGTTAATTAAATTTATTATTGCCCCACTCATTTTAGCAACACTCGTTGTTGGTGTTTCTAGCGGAGGAGACCCGAAACAACTTGGTCGGATGGGGCTCAAAACGATTGTGTATTATATGCTGACAACTGGAGTCGCTATTATCGTTGGACTGGCAGTAGCATTCGCATTTTCGCCTGGTAAAGGATTGGATATTTCGGTAGAAGAGTCCGAGATGGCAAAAGAAGCCGCATCGCAGGAACCGCAAAGTGTGATCACGACTTTTCTAAACATTGTACCGGAAAATCCATTTAACGCACTCGCAGAAGCGAACATTTTGCAAATTATTTTCTTTGCTTTATTCATTGGAATTGCCATTACATTGGTCGGGGAAAAAGCACAGCCTGTCTATCGCTTTTTTGATGGTTTTGCCGAGATCATGTATAAAATTACGGGTATCATTATGAAAATTGCTCCGATTGGGGTACTCGGATTGGTAGCGCCGGTCATTGGCGAGTATGGATTGTCAGTACTATTACCACTAATCAAAGTCATTGCGGCTGCGTTTGTCGCCTGTATTGTCCATGCGATTCTGGTCTATTCATCCGCGGTTAAAATATTCGCTAAAATGAGTCCGTTAACATTTTTCAAAGGTATCTCACCCGCGGCGATCGTTGCTTTCAGTACGGCGAGCAGCGCGGGAACATTGCCAATAACGTTGAAAAATACCCAAGAAAACCTAGGCGTACCAAGCAAAATCAGTAGTTTTGTTCTTCCGCTTGGAGCAACCATTAATATGGATGGAACCGCCATTTATCAAGGGGTTTCCGTTATTTTCATCGCCCAATTCTATGGCTTGGATCTTTCTTTCATCCAATTGCTTACCGTCGTCGTTACAACGGTGCTCGCATCGATTGGAACAGCTGGCGTTCCTGGTGCAGGCTTAATCATGCTTACCATGGTCCTTTCCTCCATTGGCTTGCCATTAGAAGGAATCGCATTGATCGCTGGTATCGACCGCATTCTGGACATGTTAAGAACATCCGTGAACATCGTTGGGGATGCTTCTGCAGCAGTAATTGTGGCAGGATCGGAAAAAGAATTAGAGAGTCGAGCTTGA
- a CDS encoding peptide ABC transporter substrate-binding protein, producing the protein MNKKKWSTLIVFVVMMSFILSACGEDNSSATNGKDDGKTKLADEQVLNVNIKTEPPSMHPGQATDTTSVAVLNQTFEGLTRLDQDGKTQKAMAQEVEVSDDQKTYTFTIRDDAKWSNGDPVTAKDFEYAWKWVLNPESPDTDSAYYLYSIKNAKAAKTGKASLDEVGVTAKDDKTLVVELEQPTPYFLDLAALYTYYPVNHNVVDGQDDWAQESGEQYVTNGPFSLESWEHKNQITLKKNPNYWDADNVKLETINMYMIEDENTELQMYKNGELDWAGSPTGSIPLAAIPALKQEGTLNVKSRAAVYYYAFNTDMKPFDNANIRKAFALSIDRQGIVTNITKGEQQPAMALVPPAMWEENEKGYFQDNDIEQAKEYLQKGLDELGLDKLPTIKLSYNTDEAHATIAQALQDMWKENLGVKVELNNEEWNVYLNSLSEGDFQMGRMGWVGAVNDPINFLEIFQTTGGNNYTNWESDKYASLLEKSNTIAEPEKRKEVLQEAEQVFMDEMPIAPIYFYTNVWVNKDYVKNVKVPPIGGVQYKWGYIAEH; encoded by the coding sequence ATGAATAAGAAAAAATGGTCTACACTGATCGTATTCGTAGTAATGATGAGTTTTATACTCTCCGCATGTGGTGAAGATAATTCAAGTGCAACAAATGGCAAAGATGATGGAAAAACCAAACTAGCCGATGAACAGGTTTTGAACGTGAATATCAAAACGGAGCCACCATCAATGCACCCTGGACAGGCTACAGATACGACATCCGTTGCTGTGCTTAACCAAACTTTTGAAGGGCTGACAAGGCTGGATCAAGATGGAAAAACACAAAAAGCAATGGCACAAGAGGTTGAGGTTTCAGATGACCAAAAAACCTACACATTCACAATCCGTGACGATGCAAAATGGTCCAATGGAGATCCCGTAACAGCAAAAGACTTTGAATATGCTTGGAAATGGGTGCTGAATCCAGAAAGCCCTGACACAGATTCCGCCTATTATTTATATTCGATTAAAAACGCAAAAGCCGCGAAAACTGGAAAAGCTTCTTTAGATGAAGTTGGTGTTACAGCAAAAGACGATAAAACGCTCGTTGTTGAACTCGAACAGCCAACACCATATTTTCTAGATTTAGCAGCACTTTATACGTATTATCCAGTAAACCATAATGTAGTAGACGGGCAAGATGACTGGGCCCAAGAATCCGGTGAACAGTATGTAACAAACGGACCATTCTCACTGGAATCATGGGAACACAAAAATCAAATCACCCTTAAGAAAAATCCAAACTATTGGGATGCTGACAATGTGAAGCTCGAAACAATTAATATGTACATGATTGAAGACGAAAATACCGAATTACAAATGTACAAAAATGGTGAATTGGACTGGGCTGGATCACCAACAGGCTCTATTCCACTTGCCGCAATCCCAGCCTTAAAACAAGAAGGCACATTAAATGTTAAATCCAGAGCTGCTGTTTACTACTATGCTTTTAATACGGATATGAAGCCATTCGATAATGCAAACATACGAAAAGCATTCGCCTTATCGATTGATCGTCAAGGCATCGTTACCAACATAACAAAAGGTGAACAACAACCAGCAATGGCCTTAGTTCCGCCAGCTATGTGGGAAGAAAATGAGAAAGGATATTTCCAAGATAATGATATTGAACAAGCAAAAGAATATTTGCAGAAAGGGCTAGACGAACTCGGCCTTGATAAATTACCAACGATAAAACTATCATATAACACGGATGAAGCACATGCGACAATTGCACAAGCATTACAAGATATGTGGAAAGAGAATCTAGGTGTGAAGGTAGAACTTAATAATGAAGAGTGGAACGTCTACCTAAATAGTTTATCTGAAGGTGATTTCCAAATGGGCCGTATGGGCTGGGTTGGCGCAGTAAATGACCCAATTAACTTCCTGGAAATCTTCCAAACAACAGGTGGCAATAACTATACAAATTGGGAAAGCGACAAGTATGCTAGTTTGCTTGAAAAATCAAATACCATAGCAGAACCAGAAAAACGTAAGGAAGTTTTACAAGAAGCAGAACAAGTATTCATGGATGAAATGCCAATCGCACCAATCTACTTCTACACAAATGTATGGGTAAACAAAGATTACGTCAAAAACGTTAAAGTCCCCCCAATCGGCGGCGTCCAATACAAATGGGGCTACATCGCAGAACACTAA
- a CDS encoding Lrp/AsnC family transcriptional regulator: protein MEYEIDELDQKLIQLLSVDGRMSFRKLAEELNVTEKTVRLRYKNLRDSNTLDVVGVVNPIALGLKAGAIIQLKVHPQTINQVIEELGEMKEIRYVTLTSGEYPLLVQINVADQEAITKTVLKITDLDQVTDINTIVQLQIYKNTFEYM, encoded by the coding sequence TTGGAGTATGAGATCGATGAGTTAGATCAGAAATTAATTCAACTATTATCTGTCGATGGAAGAATGTCTTTTCGGAAGCTTGCTGAAGAACTGAATGTCACCGAAAAGACTGTGCGTCTGCGTTATAAAAACTTACGCGACAGTAATACGTTAGATGTTGTCGGAGTGGTCAACCCCATTGCGCTAGGCCTTAAAGCTGGGGCAATTATTCAACTAAAGGTGCATCCGCAAACAATAAACCAAGTAATTGAAGAACTCGGCGAAATGAAAGAGATCCGTTATGTCACATTAACATCAGGGGAATATCCGCTGCTTGTACAGATCAATGTCGCCGATCAGGAGGCGATAACAAAAACCGTTTTAAAAATTACTGATCTCGATCAAGTGACAGATATTAACACAATTGTCCAATTACAAATCTATAAAAATACCTTTGAATACATGTAA